One Paenibacillus sp. SYP-B4298 genomic window, TATTCTTTGAGCAGATAGTCGGGATAGCCAATGGGTCGAATGCCAAGCGCCAGCAGTTCTCCGTAGAACCAATCTGCAATGATGCGTTGCGGCTCTGCCGGGACAACCGTCGATTGTCCATCCTGCTGAAACTCTCTTGTTGCTGCGATAGCTTGCTGCGAGTCTGCCCCTTGCGTCGGCACAGAATTTGCTGCATTGGCTCCGCCTGTCGACGGTGCCGGTGCCGAGCAGGCCGACAGCAATAGCATGAGACATAAGGCGGCTGAAAGAATGAAGTTTCCTTTATTGGTTCCAATCACGGTATACTCCCCTTTTGTTGTTAGATCTAGTCCAGCTAGCTCTCTACTAGCATAAGGGAAGTGGGCAACTTTACCCATGGCAGCATCGGACAAACGGATTGAACTCATTTTCCTGAAATCGCCTGGGGTCACACCATAGCAGCTTTTAAACATTTTAATCAGGTGGAATTCGTCCGAGAATCCACAACTCCAGGCTATCTCTCTCAGCGTGGCGTCAGTGTCAAGCAACTGCCTTCGCGCCGCCTCAACTCGTCTTCTAATTACGTATTCCTGGGGACCAACTTGCAACTGTTTTTTGAATAAACGGGTTAAATGACCAGCACTAATATGAAATCTTTCGGCGAGATCCTGAAGCGAAATCATCTCATGATAATGATCGTCGAGATAAAGTTTGACCAGAGATACTGTATCCGGCTGCAATTCCTGAGTCCCGCTATGGGTCAGTTCTTCATAAATCGCGCATACCCATTGCAACAAAGCCGCCCTGCCATATAATGAGTTCAATAGCGAGCCGCCATTCCAGCGATGATGAAGTTTTTTAAGTTGCTCCAAGAACAACAATGGATTTCTTGGTGAAAAACCATACAGCTCCTGGAACGGGTTGACGACGGAAAGAAGTTGTATTAATTCCTCTTTATAGAAGGGAGGTTCTTCCGTCTTATAGTAGATAGTATAAAAATTCACTGCTCCTTCGTTAGGGCGAATGGACAGACAACTCCCCTTCCCACCATGGAATATCCCGAACCGCTCGACGCTGAACACATTGTCATCCAGACAAACCTCCGCCGAACCGTTATAGGAGAATAAGAACATACTGCTTGGCATGCGGTAATTGAAGATGGGGCTCTTATTGCTGACGATTTGATGGCGTACATCCAACAGCACAACTGATGATTGTGTCCATATATTGATGGTCTCGGCAAGATGCCTGTGTATCGCATCAAGCGGTCTGTGACTCTCTTTTCCTATGATGGCTCACTCCCTTGCTCTGTACCCATACACACTCTTGTCATATTCGCGATTATAATTAATATTAATAATCATTGTCAATGAAAGTGCATGCATAACAACATCCTTCAGTGATTTGCGGCGCGTTGTGCTTGAAAACGTTCTATCGCTAAATGCTCTTACTGCTGCGCGGGTGAGAAATATTGAAGATAATGCAGCACCTGTTTGTAACGAGAGCCAAATTATTTTACAATCGAAGATACGCACATTACGATAGACAGATACGAAGACAGGGAGGGAACGACATGAACTGGATTCCAGCAGCCAAAAGCGGCAAGTGGTTCTGGTGGACTGTAGTGACGGTATTGGCCGTCACAGGGCTGCTGTGGCTCATTCGTTTTGGCTTGTACGGGCAAGCATGGACCTGGCCGCATGCATTGCGCTTTCTGCTGTTAAGCGCCGTTCTGGGGCTGATCAGCGGGGTATGTGGCTGGCTAGGAGCCAGATGGCTATGGGGCTTTACTGTTGCGGGCACCTTGGGAGGGCTGATGCTCATGGTGTTCTATGTACGTGATATGAACGGCTGGGAGGATCTGGTCAGCCTGCTGGCCTTCTTCGAGGCGGTTGCCGCTGGCCTGATTATCGGAGGGGTGGCCGAGCTGATCGCGCTCGGATTGCGGCTATGGCGCAATCGGTAACGGCGAGACACTCGCCCTGTCGAGACTCCTGTTCCTAGGGCGTGTCTTCAAACCCGCTCAAGGGCATCGTTCACCGCCTTTTCGCCCCTTGCTGCGTTACGTTCTCTTGACGTACCCCGGTACGCCTGCGAGAACGTGCCTTGCCCGGAACGAAAATTCGGCGAAATCTGCTCCCGTCGGAGTTTGAAGACACACCCTTGTGAATAACGGCTGTCATGCTCGAATGGGCGGACAGCCGTCTGTTTGGCTGGATGCTTAGGCTTCACTTACACGCGGAACAGGCCATAGCCCGAGAAGCGATGTCCTGACGCATCGTCCTGAAGCAATCCGGCCTTCGTCTGGTTCAGTGCGACCTCTACCAACCATCGGGTGAAGTCGGCCACCTCCATCTCCGCCATCTCCTCCAGGCTGTAGAAGCCGGCAGCATCGACCTCCGTCTGATCCGGCACAGGCTCGCCCGACAAGTATTCCATGGAAAAGGCCAGATAGATATTGTGAATAGGGCGCGGCAGATCGCGCACAGCGATGACGCTGCGCACACGAGTCTCAATCTGCGTCTCCTCCCGCACCTCGCGGATGATCGTCTGCTCGATCGGCTCCAACTGCTCGATATAGCCGCCGGGATTGGTCCACTTCCCTTTGCCGGGCTCCTGCGCCCGGCGTACAAGCAGCAGCTTCCCCTCCCTCATGACCAGCGCCCCGACGCCAATGCTGTAATTTCCCCAGTGCACATAGCTGCAGGACGTGCAGGCTGCACGCAGGCTTCCGCCGATGGAGCGGTTTTCTAATGGTGCTCCGCAGAGCATGCAAAATTTGGCTTCCATATCATTCACCCAATTGTATGAAGTATAGTCAGTGCAGTGATACTATCATAGTCCTGTCGCTCCAAATGATCAACTGCCAACATGACACCAGAAATTCTAAAGCGGTTACATTTCTTGGGGGCGATCATTCGACGATGATGAGGCCGCCAATAGCGGTGCAAATGGGAGAAAACGGCCGTAACCGTCAGAGCGTAACGGCACACGGAGCACAACTGCGGGGAGAGGCGATCACAGCGGGGAGGAAGGCGCGGCAGCAGATTTTTCAGGCAGCGCATGGATTCGGTATACTGGAGTAGCACAGTTGAACCATAGAACAGACACATATGTGGAGGGTGATGAGCTTGACCTACAACGAGCTGCTGGGAAGACGGAACGAGATATTGAAGCGCAGGATTGGCTCCATGATCTTGAAGCATAACAAGCATGGACTGAGCGGACAAGAACGGAGCTTCTACCGGATGATGCTGCGGGAATGGCACCAGACAGAGCAGGAGCTGCACGGCTCTCGCAAGGACAGCTAGCGCTGCGGCGAACGGCTTGCTCTTCGCAACTGCGGGCGCATGACCCGCATGACCCGCATGACGAAAGCCGCACTTGCGATCAGCGGATGGCATGATGCCCGTTCCGTGCGCTGTTCGCAAGTGCGGCTTAAATGCTGGCGCTAGCCCTTGACCGATCCTGCTGCGATACCCTCGACAATCTTGTTGCTGAGCACCAGGAAGATCGTCAGGATCGGCAGGATGCTGATCATGAGTGTAGCCCCGATCGCTCCCCAGTCGGTTGTATACTGGCCGACGAAGTTTTGCACCCCGACCGTTAACGTCTTCAAGCTGTCCGAGCTGATGAAGGTGTTAACGAAGATGAACTCATTCCAGTTGTAGATCATATTAATGATTCCGGCGGTCACAATCACGGGTACGGTCATCGGCAGCACAATCTGCAGGAACATGCGATGCACCGAGCAGCCGTCCATAACCGCCGCCTCCTCCACCTCGCCAGGCAATGCATAGTAAAAGCCAAGCAGAATCATCATCGTAATCGGCAGATTGAAGGCCGTATACGTTAGCATGATGCTGAGCAGCGAGTCCACCAGCTTCAGCTTCTCGAAGAGGCTGAACAGCGGAATTAGTGTCGAGTGTACTGGAATCATCAGCCCGATCATGAATAGCCCGAGCACGAGGCTGGACAGCCGCCACCGCATCCGCGTGATGGCAAATGTTGCGAGGCTGGCCAGCAGGATCGTCAGCAGCGCCGCTATGACGGTCACCAGCACGCTGTTGATGAAATATCGATCAATATTGCCTTGCGACCATACATTGGCATAGTTCTCCCAGCGCGGCTGTGTCGGCAGGGAGAGGGGAGGCATGTTGAATACCTCCTGATTGTTCTTCAGTGAGAAGAAGAGCAGCCAGACGAGCGGGATTAATTGGAGTGCTGCTCCCACAGTAAGCACGACGTACAGCACGCTGCGCCCCAGCCGCCCCGTATTCGTGCGGACACTCGTCTGTCTGGCGGGCAGGGCTGCCGCAGAACCGGATTGCTTCACGAAGGCACCTCCTTGTACGTATCAGGAATATTGGATGGTCTCTTTGGAGGCGGTCGCCTTGCGAATCGCCCAGGTGGCCACCATGCAGATAATAAGCAGGAAGAAGCCGATGGCACTTGCATACCCGAAGTCGAAGCCGCGGAATGCCTTATGATACATGTAGGATGCCATTACCTCACTGGCTCCGTTCGGGCCGCCGTCTGTCATGACATAGATCAGGTCAAAATATTTGAGCGATCCGACAACAGCCAGCACGATCGTCACCTTGACGACCTCGGTGATGAGCGGCAGCTTGATGCGCAGCGCGATCTGCCATGCCCCGGCGCCGTCGATTCGCGCCGCCTCAATCAGCGACTCGGGAATATTTTTGAGTGCTGCGTAGTAGATCAGAATGTAGAACCCGGCATATTGCCACAGTATGGGGATGAACAGCGCCCATAGCACAAGCTTGGGCTCAGACAGCCATGCCGGCGGGTCCTCAAAGCCGATCGAGATCAGAAAATTGTTCAGCATGCCGTTGGTCGGATGGTAGATCTTCAGCCAGAGCTGGGCGATGGCGACCGAGGACAGCAGCATGGGAATCAGATAAATTTTGCGAAACAGGTTAGCTCCCTTCACCTTCCCTGCCAGCACCAGCGCAACGAGCATGTAGAGCGCCAGACATAGGGTGGACAGCAGGGCGAACAGGAAGGAATGGAATACACTGCTGCCGAAGGCGCTGTCCGAGAGCAAGGCAACATAGTTATCGAGTCCGATGAAGACCATGCTGCTGACGGCGTCCCAGTCCATCAGGCCATAATAGCCGGTTAGCACAATCGGAAAATAGATCAGCGCCACAATGAGCAGCAAGGCCGGCAGAGTATAGAGTGCGATAATGAATCGGTTCGACATGACTTTGTTCATGGTGGATCTCCTTCCGGCGTGATCTAGCGCAGCGCTCTATTTGCCGGCCTTCAGCACTTCCTCTTGCTTGCGAATGAACTCCTCTGGTGTGATGGCGTTTCCTAGCAGCGCCTGCACCAGGTTATGATGCTCCTCCGAAGCGACAGGCTTCATCTGTACATCCAGATAGAGGATGACCTTATTCGCACTGTTCAGTTCGTTCAGCAGATCGATGAACATCGGCGGCAGGTTGATGGACGAGGTGTCCACCTTGGTGGCCGGGATGATGCCAGCTTCAGTGACGGACAGCTCGCCCCATTGCTTCACAAAGTAGCTGACGAACTTCTTAGCTTCTTCCTTCACCTTGGAATCCTCGGAGACGAATAATCCGACGCCAGGGCCGCCTACCCAATCGTTCACATTGCCCTTGCCGCCCTCATAGGTCGGGAATTTGAAGAAGCCCACCTTATCCTTGAATTCCTGCGGAATATCCGGGTTGGTTGTAAAGTTCGGTACTTCCCATGTTCCCATAGCATACATCGCCGCTTTTTCATTCATGAACTCCGACTTGGCTTCATCGTTGGACAGGCCGTTATAGCCCTTGATGAAGGCATTGCTCTTCACGAGCTCCTGAGCCGCCTGAGCGGCAGCCAGCAGGCTAGGATCACTGAAGCTGCTCGCAGCGACGGCTTGATCCTGCACATCTGGTCCGCCGATCCGATCGGCCAGATACATGTACCAGAAGGAGCCTGTCCACGCATCCTTGGAGCCGAGCGCAATCGGTGTCACCTTATTCGCATTCAGCGTGCTGATGACCTGCATCAGCTCATCATAGGTTTGCGGCGGCTGCAGATTATGCTTGGCGAAAATCTCCTTGTTGTAATAGACAGGGACGATATTCAGCTCCACAGGCAATGCATAGGTTTTGCCGTCCATCGCGTAGGCCTCGGTTGTACCGGCTACGAACTGATCCTTCAGCTCGTTCTCCAGCAGATCATTGAGCGGTGCGAACTTATTGCCCTTCACATATGGCTCCAGGAAGCCGGCTGCCCAGGTAAAGCCGATATCCGGCAGCTTGTTAGAGGCGGATAGCACCTTGAGCTTGTTTTTGTATTGCTCGTTCTCCAGCACCTCGGTCTCGATCTTGACGTTCGGGTTGGCGTTCTCATAATCTGTGATAATCTGTTTGGCCAGCTTGTTCTGAGCCGAGTTGCTGCCGTCTGGCCACAGATGCATCATCTTGATTTTGATGCTCTCGCCCTCCTTGGGGCTATTCGTCCCCCCCTCGGCAGCCGGTGTCGTGCTATTCGTCCCGCCCGCGGTATCTTGCTTGCCCGGTCCTGGACCGCTGGAGCCACTGTTGCCGCTACAGCCTAGAGCTGTGGCCGTCAGTGCTACAATCATCAAGGATATTGCCCATGTTCTTCTTGTCATCGAAGGTATTCCTCCCCTTTTCATAAGATACTGCCCACAGCCTGTGTGAAGTGGTAATGAATGCGTTTTCCATGTCTACAACGTAGTGTAGCATTGATGGCTGAGGGCAGATAAGGGTACAGCGTTTGGGTCATTGTCTACTATTTTTGGGTAGACGGCAGGCTATGCTGCTGAATACCTCATTCGTAGCGTTCTGCAGGGACGTATCAGACCTCGGGCTTCTGACTCCAGACCTCGTGTCGGTACAGGCCGGGGCTGTGCCCCTCATACTCCTTGAACAGCTTGCTGAAGTATTTGGCGGTCTGGTATCCGACCCGCTCGGCTACCTCCGTCACCGGCAGATTCGTCTGGAGCAGCAGCTCCTTGGCCTTCTGCAGCCTCATCCGAGTCGTATACTCGCTGAACGTCATCTGCAGTTGCTCCTTGAACAAGACGCTGAAGTAGCTCGGGTTGAGATGGACATGCTCGGCGACCTCGCGCAGCCCGAACGGCTCGCTTAGATGCTGTGCCATGTAGTCGAGCGCTTCTCTGACCGGCTCACTGAGGGGGGAGGTCGTCTCGCTGTGGTGCAGCAGCTTCAGGTCTGCGATATGCTGCAGTCTGACGGTACGATTGCGCTCCTCTGTCGCCTGCAGCGCCTGCTCGACTGCCGCGATCAGCTTCTCCTTGCTCACCGGCTTGAGCAGATAGTTCACAACGCGCAGCACAATCGCTTGCTGGGCGTATTCGAATTCAGCATAGCCGGAGATGAGGATGACCGAGGGCTGAACAGGCAGCGCCTGGTCGGCAACTGCGCGGGCCAGCGCCAGCCCGCTAATCTCCGGCATGCGAATATCGGTAATGAGCAGGTGTACCGACTCGCGCTTCATAATCTCCAGCCCCTCCTGCCCGTTCTCAGCGGTGCGGAAGTTGCAGCGCCCTCCGCTCCAGGCCTCCAGCATATTTTTCAGCCCGCGCCGTGTACGCGGCTCATCATCAACGATCAGGATCGTCTTTGTCGCATGCATGCTGCTTCACTCCTTTACTGGTTAATGGTATGGCTAGGGTTGCGATCGTGCCGCCGCCAACTCGTGCGGCAAGTCGCAAGCCAGCTACAGCTTCCGGCTTGCCCTGGCCGAAATGCAGCAGCACCCGCTGCTGAATATTCAATAATCCCATGCCCGCCCCCGAGGAAGCGGGGGAGAGGGCTGAGCTGCTATGCAGTGCCGAGACGATGCTTCGCAGCCGTTCCTCTGTCATGCCACCGCCGTCATCCTCAACGGTGATATGGAGCAGGTCATCGTCCCGACGTGCGGTAACCGCGATGAACCCGGCGCCGAGCTTGCGCTCCAGCCCGTGGAGAACAGCATTCTCCACCAGAGGCTGAACGAGCAGCTTGGGGAGGCGGATGCTGCTGCAATCTGGAGGGACATCCAGCCGCCAGGCGATCCGGTCATCGAACCGGAGCTTCATAATATCCAGGTAGCGCTCGATATGCTGGAGCTCCTCGCTAAGCGTCACCCATTCTCCCTGACCGGGAGTGGAGATTGTATAGCGGAACAGATCCGCCATCTTGACGACGTATTCCGCCAAGCTCTCCTCTCCCTTCTCCTGTAGCGACCAATAGAGCGCCTCCAGTGTGTTGAATAGAAAATGCGGGTGAATCTGCGCTTGCAGCGCCTTAAACTCCGTCCGCGTCTGCAGCAGCTCCTTCTCGTAGACCAGCTCGATCAGATTGTTCATGTGCTCGACCATCTGGTTGTAGGAGTAGTGCAGCTCATTAATCTCGATCGTGGAGGAGATGTGTGATACAGGCTTGAGACCGCCCAGGCGTGCGCTGCGCATCGTCTTGATAAGCTTGAAGATCGGGCGTGTTATCAGGGTAGATAGCGCAAAAGACAATAAGGCGAACAGTATGGTTCCGATGCCAGCCGATACTAGGATCGCTGTGCGCAGCACCGAGATGCCGCCTGTAATCTCATGGATTGGCGTAAGCAGCAGCAACGTCCAGCCGGTGACCTCAGATTGCTGTCTAACCTGCATATACTGTTTGCCTCCCAGCGTTACGACTGGTCCCTTGGCGTTCATCAGTTCAATTAGCTTGGCATTGGTGAAGGTGGGATCGCTGGTGGCAATCAGGCTGTTATTGCGCCCGGCAAGAAGCATCGTCTCCGGGCTGCCCTCGCCGCCAGCCGCATGGCTGATATTGAAGATGTCCCGTTTCATTCGCACCAGCAGGAACCCGCCCGGCTCGAACCAGTGATCGATCAAGCTGATGCTGCGGATGGACAGCACAGACTCCGGGTCGCTCGGATCGAGTCCGATCCAGACGATGCGCCCGCGGCTGTTGCGCGCCGTATCGACCCAGGGACTGCTGACGCGACTGAGCAGCCCGTCACCGTCCAGCGGAAAGAGGCGCTTGCCCTGGTCATTGTATAGCTCCACCGACTGTACGCCCTCCGCGTAGGCCTGCACCAGCTTGACGCTGGAGACAAGAGCCTGACGCTCGGAGAAGGTTGCCATCTTGCCGTTATACTCATTGAGAAGCACCTGCTGAACATAGGCGCTCGTGGCGACCTGTGTCGTGAGCGAATCGATCTGTGTCAGCACCGCTTCGAGTCTGCCGCTGGCCTGAATCGCCGTCTGCTGCACATGCTTCTCTGTATTGTCCTGCAACAGGCGGGATACGGAATCGAACGTGATCATGCCGACCAGAGATAAAATGATCAGCATCACAAACAGAAAGCCGAATAGCATCTGATTGCGCAGTGTGTTGAAGCGATGTCTGCTGAGCCGCATGGTAGATTCACCTCCGAAATACATTGTTTGCGATTACATTTGTATCACAGAATGGAAGTGATTGTCTCTATATATTTCTATTGATTTTTATCGCCATTTGAAATAATATGATATAAGTTATTAATTTAGAATTATTATAATTTAATAAACAATAAAAGGAGTGGTGGGAATGAATCGCTTGACCACTAACCATGGCATGCCGATCGGCAACAACCAGAGCTCTCGCACAGCAGGTCAGAGAGGGCCCACCTTGCTGGAGGATTATCAACTGCTGGAGAAGCTGGCTCATTTTGACCGGGAGCGTGTCCCGGAGCGGGTCGTTCATGCGCGCGGGGCAGGCGCTCACGGTATCTTCACAGTCGCTCACAGCATGAAGCGGTATACCAAGGCGCATTTCCTGCAGGAGGAGGGGCGGGAGACACCGGTATTTGTCCGATTCTCGACGGTCGTGCACGGTCAGCATTCGCCAGAGACGCTGCGCGACCCGCGCGGCTTCGCAGTGAAATTCTATACTGAGGAGGGCAACTACGACTTTGTAGGCAATAACCTGCCGGTCTTCTTCATACGCGATGCGATGAAGTTTCCGGATATGGTGCATTCGCTCAAGCCCGATCCTCGCACCAATATTCAACATCCTGACCGCTACTGGGACTTCATGTCGCTGACGCCCGAATCAACAAATATGCTGTTGCATCTGTTCTCGGATGAGGGGATACCGGCGAACTATCGCCAGATGCGCGGCTCCAGCGTTCATGCATTCAAGTGGATCAATGCTTATGGCAACAGGGTGTATACGAAGCTTAGATGGGTGCCGAAGCAGGGGGTTAACAATCTGTCTGCTGCGGAGGCGGCACAGATTCAGGGACAGGACTTCAACCATGCCAGCCGTGATCTGTATGAGGCCATCGAGCGCGGGGATTATCCACAGTGGGAGCTGTATGTGCAGGTGCTTGACCCGGCCGATATGGACAGCTTTGATTTTGATCCGCTCGATCCGACCAAGGATTGGTTCGAGGAGGATGTTCCTTACCAGCTCGTTGGCACGATGACCTTGAACCGCAACCCGGATAACGTCTTCGCAGAGACGGAGTCGTCAGGCTTTAATCCCGGTGTTGTCGTGCCTGGCATCGAGCCGTCGGAGGACAAGCTGCTGCAGGGACGGCTGTTCTCTTACTCGGATACGCAGCGCTACCGGATCGGGCCGAACTACTTGCAACTGCCGATTAATTGCCCGTTCGCCCAGGTCAGCAACAACCAGCGCGATGGCGCCATGCCGATACGGCAGCAGAACGAGCATATTAATTATGAGCCGAACCGCTACACGCATACGCCTAAGGAAGATGCTGCTTATGAGGACATAGGCTATCCGGTGCACGGGCAGGCGGAGCGGCGCACGCTCGCCAAGACCAATGACTTTGGACAGGCAGGTCAGGTATGGCGCCGTTATACGGCTGCGGAGCAGGAGGCGGTCGTGAATAATCTGTCCGCCGATCTGGAGCCGGTGGCAGAGCAGACGAAGCTGCTTGCCATCTGCAATTTCTATCGTGCAGATGCCGAGCTGGGACAGCGGCTGGCGGATCGACTGCAGCTCGATATTTCACGGTACGTGCAGCGATAGTAGGGAGGGCAACAGTCGGAGCGCTGGCTACGGCTTGGGTGTCACATCGGAGCGATGGAGAGGACTAAGCGAGTCGGCGAGACGGGAGCATCGCCGAGCATGCCGCATCGGTACTGCATCGGTATCGCTTCGCGAGCGCATGGCTTGTGATGCCTACGCATCCTAGATTGCAGAGATAACATGAGCAAGCGGGAGCACGCTAATGCAGCTCAAGACCAATCAAGAGGGGTCTTTGGTGCAAGATCGCGTGCTCCTGTTTGCGCTTGCTCCCAGGATTGCGTTGCTGAGCCTTGCCGAGGTGAATAACGTGATGCAGCAGCCTGCCCCAGGCTTGGCCACGGGCAGTGGCAGGGGGGCGCGGCTAGTAGCGGCTGGCGGCGGCAAGATGGCTCATGCTGCTCATCCGGTCGAAGTCAGGGTCATGCCGATACTGCTCCTGATAGATTCGGTATACCTCTGCCCCAACCTCACCCCAGTTGCGATGCGGATCGCTGTGCACAATCAGACAAAGCCGGAGGAAGCGCTCCTTAGGCAGCAGGCGGGCATAGCGAATGACAAGATGGGGATACATCGTCACGTACCGTTTCATACGCACCGCGGCCCCTGTGACCAGCGCCATAATCTTCTCGCCTTGCGGCATGCGCAATATCTGCAGCTCATGGACGAGGACATAGCGGAAGGTTCGTTCCTTCAGCAGCTCCCGCTTGATCTTGGCAATCTCTCCGATATACTGGGTCAGATCAGGACTGAAGCGGCGCAGCAGCAGCGGCTCAAGCATCAGATCCATATCCTTGCGCAGGATGAAGGATTGCAGCAGCACGATCTGATCGATCCGCAGTTGCTCGGTGTGGACGAGCAGCCCAACCTCCCGCAGCATCTCATACGCGAGCGGCTTATCCCCTTCCTTGAACACGACGACAGCGGCTTCATGATCCATCGCCAACCCTTCGATCAGCGCTTCCTCATGACCGGCAAATAGTTGATGCAGTTGTATTCTGTATTGCGCCTCGGATTGTTTGTTCTGCAGGACGACCAGCAGGATGAACAGCACCAGTCCGCCGGCTCCGGCTGCTGCCCATTCAAGATCGCTGCTGCCCAGCGCGATCGCAGCCGCCCACAGGACGAGCGCGAGGATGCGTTCCTTCCACACCTTGCGATGGCGCAGTGCCTCGGCATGCTCCTCCACCGGCACCAGGCTAGGCTTGCCGCACGCGGCGCATTCCTCATCGCCGAGCACTGTGAATTCTCCGCAGCGACGGCATATTTTCAACCTCTGATACGCATAGCGCGTTCTTTCGTATGGTCTGATCTGTACGGGAATCTTCGTAGTCACTCGCCCTCACCCTTTCCCTTCCGCAGTATCGTCAGTACAGTCTTCTCCACCTCGTCCTCCGAGGGGGCGCGGCGGCTGCTGTAGGTATAAGCGATCGCCTTGGATACGACAAAAAGAAACAATAGTCCCAGACATACGTATGTAACCATAGGAAGTTCCTCTCTTGCAAGAAAGTGATTTATAAAAAATGATCCGTTATACTAACAGTATAACATCATCAAAAGCGTGGTGAACAAGCAAGGCATGGAACGGGCAACCTGACTGACTTTTGAAGAGTCTGCTCTAAGAAAATTGCCGGGATGTGCCGAACTGTGACAGATTT contains:
- a CDS encoding catalase, whose protein sequence is MNRLTTNHGMPIGNNQSSRTAGQRGPTLLEDYQLLEKLAHFDRERVPERVVHARGAGAHGIFTVAHSMKRYTKAHFLQEEGRETPVFVRFSTVVHGQHSPETLRDPRGFAVKFYTEEGNYDFVGNNLPVFFIRDAMKFPDMVHSLKPDPRTNIQHPDRYWDFMSLTPESTNMLLHLFSDEGIPANYRQMRGSSVHAFKWINAYGNRVYTKLRWVPKQGVNNLSAAEAAQIQGQDFNHASRDLYEAIERGDYPQWELYVQVLDPADMDSFDFDPLDPTKDWFEEDVPYQLVGTMTLNRNPDNVFAETESSGFNPGVVVPGIEPSEDKLLQGRLFSYSDTQRYRIGPNYLQLPINCPFAQVSNNQRDGAMPIRQQNEHINYEPNRYTHTPKEDAAYEDIGYPVHGQAERRTLAKTNDFGQAGQVWRRYTAAEQEAVVNNLSADLEPVAEQTKLLAICNFYRADAELGQRLADRLQLDISRYVQR